The Saccharomyces cerevisiae S288C chromosome VII, complete sequence genome includes a region encoding these proteins:
- the NCS6 gene encoding Ncs6p (Protein required for uridine thiolation of Gln, Lys, and Glu tRNAs; required for the thiolation of uridine at the wobble position of Gln, Lys, and Glu tRNAs; has a role in urmylation and in invasive and pseudohyphal growth; inhibits replication of Brome mosaic virus in S. cerevisiae; localizes to cytosol and peroxisomes), which yields MSFTAPSDPVNKPTKVKVSQLCELCHSRKALIRRPKNLSKLCKQCFCLVFETEIHNTIVANNLFQRGEKVAVGASGGKDSTVLAHMLKLLNDRYDYGIEIVLLSIDEGIIGYRDDSLATVKRNQQQYGLPLEIFSFKDLYDWTMDEIVSVAGIRNSCTYCGVFRRQSLDRGAAKLGISHVVTGHNADDMAETVLMNILRGDVARLEKSTAIITQSSGSPIKRSKPFKYSYQKEIVLYAHYMKLDYFSTECTYAPEAFRGTAREYMKNLEAVRPSCIIDIIQSGENLALKAKKSNAGKRVVKFVDGNRCARCGYLSSNNICKACMLLEGLEKSRAQVAIENDTSADGAALKLRALEKLSF from the coding sequence ATGTCGTTTACTGCTCCTTCAGATCCCGTCAATAAACCGACAAAAGTGAAGGTATCACAGTTGTGTGAACTATGTCATTCAAGAAAGGCTCTCATTAGAAGACCCAAAAACCTGTCTAAACTTTGCAAACAATGCTTCTGCCTCGTGTTCGAGACGGAGATCCATAACACTATTGTAGCAAATAACTTGTTTCAGAGGGGAGAAAAAGTAGCCGTGGGGGCCTCTGGTGGTAAAGACTCCACGGTGTTAGCGCATATGCTGAAGCTTCTGAATGACCGTTACGATTACGGCATTGAGATTGTACTGTTGAGTATTGACGAAGGAATCATCGGATACAGAGATGATTCCTTGGCCACGGTGAAAAGGAATCAGCAGCAGTATGGCCTTCCTTTGGagattttttcctttaagGACCTCTATGATTGGACAATGGATGAGATTGTATCCGTTGCTGGTATAAGGAACAGTTGCACGTATTGTGGTGTTTTTAGAAGACAATCATTGGACCGTGGTGCTGCAAAGCTGGGCATATCTCACGTTGTCACCGGCCACAATGCAGACGATATGGCAGAGACAGTACTAATGAATATCCTACGTGGTGACGTAGCAAGATTGGAAAAATCGACTGCGATTATCACACAAAGTAGCGGCTCTCCCATCAAGAGATCAAAACCATTTAAATATTCTTAccaaaaggaaattgtCCTGTATGCGCACTACATGAAGCTGGATTATTTTTCCACTGAGTGTACCTATGCCCCAGAAGCGTTTAGGGGCACTGCGAGAGAATACATGAAGAATCTGGAAGCAGTGAGGCCCAGTTGCATTATAGACATCATCCAAAGTGGCGAAAATTTGGCATTAAAGGCTAAAAAATCTAACGCTGGAAAGAGAGTCGTCAAATTTGTTGACGGCAATAGATGCGCTAGATGTGGATATCTGTCGTCAAATAACATTTGCAAGGCGTGCATGTTGCTGGAAGGACTGGAGAAAAGTAGAGCCCAAGTGGCAATCGAGAATGACACTTCTGCCGATGGTGCAGCCTTGAAGCTGAGAGCTCTTGAGAAACTCAGCTTTTGA
- the YPT32 gene encoding Rab family GTPase YPT32 (Rab family GTPase involved in the exocytic pathway; mediates intra-Golgi traffic or the budding of post-Golgi vesicles from the trans-Golgi; protein abundance increases in response to DNA replication stress; YPT32 has a paralog, YPT31, that arose from the whole genome duplication) — protein MSNEDYGYDYDYLFKIVLIGDSGVGKSNLLSRFTTDEFNIESKSTIGVEFATRTIEVENKKIKAQIWDTAGQERYRAITSAYYRGAVGALIVYDISKSSSYENCNHWLTELRENADDNVAVGLIGNKSDLAHLRAVPTDEAKNFAMENQMLFTETSALNSDNVDKAFRELIVAIFQMVSKHQVDLSGSGTNNMGSNGAPKGPTISLTPAPKEDKKKKSSNCC, from the coding sequence ATGAGCAACGAAGATTACGGATACGACTACgattatttatttaagATAGTTCTTATCGGCGACTCCGGTGTGGGTAAATCTAATCTGTTGTCGAGATTTACAACCGATGAATTCAACATTGAATCCAAATCCACGATTGGCGTGGAATTCGCTACAAGAACCATTGAAGttgaaaacaagaagataAAAGCACAGATTTGGGACACGGCAGGTCAAGAACGTTACAGGGCCATCACGTCTGCGTACTACCGTGGTGCTGTAGGTGCACTTATAGTGTATGATATAAGCAAATCAAGTTCATACGAAAATTGCAACCACTGGCTTACCGAACTGAGAGAGAACGCAGATGACAACGTGGCTGTTGGGTTGATAGGGAACAAATCAGATCTGGCTCATTTAAGAGCAGTACCAACCGATGAAGCGAAAAATTTCGCAATGGAAAACCAAATGTTATTTACTGAGACAAGTGCTTTAAATAGTGATAATGTAGATAAAGCATTTAGAGAACTGATCGTAGCCATCTTCCAAATGGTAAGCAAACATCAAGTAGACTTAAGCGGGTCGGGTACCAACAACATGGGCTCTAATGGCGCTCCAAAGGGTCCTACCATCAGCTTAACACCGGCACCAAAGGAagacaagaagaaaaaatccaGCAACTGTTgttaa